AAGATGCATCATGATGAAAGTAACTGGTTCAATACCGATCATCCGGCCACCCAACCTAAAGGCTACAAAGTAAAATTCAATACAGGTGTTCTTCCAGACCCGGTAGTCGTAAATGGGTTCAAGGCGGATGCGGACACCACTCCAGTCGCTTGGGTAGTGGCGATCAACCATAATCCGTTTGTGAATAGCATAGGCTATTTTCTGCCAAACACACATAGGGCCGGTGATGCTTTGTCGCGCTATTTGCCGGGTAGCAACCGATTAAAGTATCTGGATTACGTGCATACCATCAAGACCCGAAATTGGAGTACATACAGGCTAAGAGAAGAGTTTGGCAGTCCCTGGATCGTCGATCCCAATAGATACACTCTATCCGAGGGGGACATGCTGGAATTGCTGCTCCTGCCCGAAGCACCCCGGGAGATGTATTGGAATACCGGGTTGCCCTCTACTCCACCTGTGATCAGGCCTCGGGCGACAGCTTTTGAATATGAAGAACAGCTGGATTACACGACGGTATTTGTGGAATTCGATCCGGAAGACCTGCCCGATGAAGTAGGCCTGTATGTAAATGGAGAATGCATGGGAGCTTCTGTGGTGGATAGCACTTTGGTAGATATATGTCTTTATCCGGATGGTGCCAAGAATGCCGGCGAGCTGGAAATAGTGTTCTTTCACGGGGGCAAAGGTAAAAAGACAGTCCGGGGATGGAGAACCTATAACGCCGACCGGATGGTATTTGAAAACATTAGCTTGAGATCAGACCAGATCGGCAGATATGCCTACATCTCCTTTACCGATGATGAAGGTGAAAGCCTGGTTCCGCTTCAGACCAGCCTGAAAGGAAACTATCCCAATCCCTTCAATCCCAGCACCAATATCTCTTTTATCCTGGCTAATGAGACGGATGCCCGGCTGGAGGTTTACAACGTCCGCGGACAAAAGGTGAAAACCTTGTGTAATACAATGCTTGCCAAAGGGAAGCATACGGTAGCGTGGAACGGTCGGGACGATCACAATCGTCAGGTCTCTTCCGGTATATACTTCTATCGCCTATCTACCCCTGAAGGCAGCTTTACTAACAAAATGATGTTGATGAAATGAAGAATCTACAAAATAGAACTTTGAAAGGTATAGCTCCTGAGCTGCACCTTACTGACAATGCCCTCCGCTTTGCCGCCGTGCAAAGCAGGGGAGCTTTTATGCTCAGGCTTATACCGGTATTCATGCTCTTATTTTTATGTTTTAGCGCTCATGCCGCCACCCTGGGCGTGGCACTGGACGGCTCGCAAGCCTTCACCGTGATCCAGGAGGCTATCAATGCCTCTGCCCATAGCGATACCGTATTGGTCTATCCGGGTAGATACTATGAGAATGTGAGATTCAATGGTAAGAATATCACTCTTGCCAGCCTGGAACTGCTTACTGGAAACCGGGGTTACGTTTATTCCACGATAATTGATGCAGATTTTCGGGGAGTGGGGATATTTGTCAATGATAATGAGTCATCAATAAAGATTCAAGGATTTACAGTAGTGAATGGAACAGGACATTACACTGAGCTTTATGATTGGACCACGGGCGGCGGAATTGCAGTTGGCAGAATGAGTGGGCAGAGGCAAGCAGAGATAATCAACTGCCATGCAACAAACAATCGAGCAGATAATGGTGCCGGAGTGTATTTGGGATACTGCCAAGCTTTCTTGAGTGGCGTAAGCATCCATCACAATACTGGAAGCTTTGGGGCAGGCATATATTTTGCTGGATCAATCAATCAATATAACGCCATCTTCGATCCCGTCAACCGCTGCAGCATTTACAGCAATTACGCAGCCTTTGGCAGTGATTTGTATTTTTACAATGTAAACTCCGTGCATGTGGTGGTGGATA
This window of the Candidatus Cloacimonadota bacterium genome carries:
- a CDS encoding T9SS type A sorting domain-containing protein; the protein is DYYVKSPCINSGCSVINGEIQTDPDGTPPDIGAIYYPHHHRVYFPANGPQHPSGIHWLSFPVLDDRTFTNGVYWNELGFMFEAHMQGPPNNPSQLSQILWSYDGEDGKMHHDESNWFNTDHPATQPKGYKVKFNTGVLPDPVVVNGFKADADTTPVAWVVAINHNPFVNSIGYFLPNTHRAGDALSRYLPGSNRLKYLDYVHTIKTRNWSTYRLREEFGSPWIVDPNRYTLSEGDMLELLLLPEAPREMYWNTGLPSTPPVIRPRATAFEYEEQLDYTTVFVEFDPEDLPDEVGLYVNGECMGASVVDSTLVDICLYPDGAKNAGELEIVFFHGGKGKKTVRGWRTYNADRMVFENISLRSDQIGRYAYISFTDDEGESLVPLQTSLKGNYPNPFNPSTNISFILANETDARLEVYNVRGQKVKTLCNTMLAKGKHTVAWNGRDDHNRQVSSGIYFYRLSTPEGSFTNKMMLMK